Proteins encoded together in one Schistocerca americana isolate TAMUIC-IGC-003095 chromosome 8, iqSchAmer2.1, whole genome shotgun sequence window:
- the LOC124545770 gene encoding endocuticle structural glycoprotein ABD-5-like, whose product MNVITLLLAAAALSAALAQPQGFAARFIPRVASRLASVIQEFNNFNGIDPWRWGYTREDATTREEEGTVENDELKVRGSYMFATPEGTVHKVGYVADKDGYRASSEPPDQQLLDRLGTNAGLTLVGK is encoded by the exons ATGAACGTGATCACG TTGCTGCTGGCTGCCGCGGCGCTAAGTGCTGCCTTGGCGCAACCTCAAGGTTTCGCTGCGCGCTTCATTCCTCGGGTCGCCTCCAGGCTCGCCAGTGTTATTCAGGAGTTCAACAACTTCAATGGCATCGACCCGTGGCGTTGGGG GTACACTCGCGAGGACGCGACCACTCGTGAGGAGGAAGGGACCGTGGAGAACGACGAGCTGAAGGTGCGGGGCTCCTACATGTTCGCGACTCCGGAGGGCACGGTGCACAAGGTGGGCTACGTCGCCGACAAAGACGGCTACCGCGCGTCCTCGGAGCCGCCagaccagcagctgctcgaccgcctGGGCACGAACGCGGGACTCACGCTCGTCGGAAAGTGA